The following are encoded together in the Glycine max cultivar Williams 82 chromosome 8, Glycine_max_v4.0, whole genome shotgun sequence genome:
- the LOC100803196 gene encoding high affinity nitrate transporter 2.5 yields the protein MDIELPAATANESQQQKFALPVDSENKATVFRLFSLANPHMRAFHLSWVSFFACFVSSFAAPPLLPIIRDNLNLTATDIGNAGVASVSGAVLARIAMGTACDLVGPRLASASLILLTAPFVYFTSIINSSTSYLLVRFFTGFSLATFVSTQFWMSSMFSAPVVGSANGFSGGWGNLGGGATQLIMPLVFSLIRDIGASKFTAWRIAFFVPAMFQMLTAFSILLFGQDMPDGNFHRLKKSGEKAKDDFSRVLFHGVTNYRGWILGLTYGYCFGVELTIDNIIAEYFYDRFNLKLHTAGIIAASFGLANFFSRPGGGYISDVMAKRFGMRGRLWALWICQTLAGVFCIILGLVGSLSVSIVVMIIFSVFVQAACGMTFGIVPFVSRRSLGVISGMTGGGGNVGAVVTQLIFFKGSRFSKERGITLMGAMIIICSLPICLIYFPQWGGMFSGPSSKKVTEEDYYLAEWNSKEKEKGSHHASLKFADNSRSERGRKLNASTELTEEITPPHV from the exons ATGGATATAGAACTCCCTGCTGCAACTGCCAATGAAtcacaacaacaaaagtttGCTCTACCTGTGGATTCTGAAAACAAGGCCACTGTGTTCAGATTATTTTCCTTAGCCAATCCCCACATGAGAGCTTTTCACCTATCATGGGTCTCTTTCTTTGCATGCTTCGTGTCTAGCTTTGCTGCACCACCCCTTCTCCCCATAATCCGCGACAACCTCAACCTCACAGCCACTGACATTGGAAACGCCGGCGTGGCGTCGGTCTCAGGCGCCGTCTTGGCAAGAATTGCGATGGGAACAGCCTGTGACTTGGTCGGACCGCGCCTGGCCTCTGCATCATTAATTCTCCTCACAGCACCGTTTGTGTACTTCACATCCATCATCAACTCTTCCACCTCTTACCTTCTAGTTCGGTTCTTCACCGGCTTCTCGCTGGCCACATTTGTATCTACCCAGTTCTGGATGAGCTCCATGTTCTCTGCTCCGGTGGTTGGTTCAGCCAACGGATTCTCTGGTGGATGGGGAAACCTTGGAGGAGGGGCTACCCAGCTCATCATGCCTCTAGTATTCTCCCTCATCCGCGACATTGGCGCTTCCAAATTCACTGCGTGGAGGATCGCATTCTTTGTCCCTGCCATGTTCCAAATGCTAACAGCATTCTCCATCCTCTTATTTGGTCAGGACATGCCCGATGGGAACTTCCACCGCTTGAAGAAGTCAGGGGAAAAAGCCAAAGATGATTTCTCTAGAGTTTTGTTTCATGGTGTTACTAACTATAGGGGATGGATTCTAGGGTTGACTTATGGATACTGCTTTGGGGTGGAGTTGACCATAGACAACATCATTGCTGAGTACTTCTATGATAGGTTTAATCTCAAACTCCACACTGCTGGAATCATTGCTGCAAGCTTTGGCTTGGCTAACTTTTTTTCTAGGCCTGGTGGGGGTTATATATCTGATGTAATGGCTAAGAGGTTTGGCATGAGGGGAAGATTGTGGGCTTTATGGATATGCCAAACCTTGGCTGGTGTTTTCTGCATAATTCTTGGCCTGGTGGGATCTTTAAGTGTATCCATTGTTGTTATGATCATATTCTCTGTGTTCGTCCAAGCCGCGTGTGGAATGACCTTTGGGATTGTTCCTTTTGTCTCAAGAAG GTCATTAGGAGTTATATCTGGAATGACAGGAGGAGGAGGCAACGTGGGAGCAGTTGTCACCCAACTAATTTTCTTCAAAGGATCCAGGTTTTCAAAAGAAAGAGGAATCACTCTAATGGGAGCCATGATCATAATATGCAGCCTGCCAATATGCTTAATCTACTTTCCCCAATGGGGTGGCATGTTCTCTGGTCCTTCATCTAAAAAGGTCACAGAGGAAGATTACTACTTGGCTGAGTGGAACTcaaaggagaaggagaaaggcTCCCATCATGCAAGCTTGAAATTTGCTGATAATAGCAGAAGTGAAAGAGGCAGAAAGCTGAATGCTTCAACCGAGCTTACCGAGGAAATCACACCCCCACATGTTTGA